One Cellulomonas sp. Y8 DNA segment encodes these proteins:
- a CDS encoding response regulator transcription factor: MIRVLIADDEDMIRTALAALLRLEPDLDVVAECASGAEALTVAERARPDVCLLDLEMPGIDGIDTAARLARTVPTRCLVVTRHARPGVLRRALQAGVDGFLPKSRPAQDVAEVIRLVASGRRYVDPEVAADALADERSPLTDRELDVLRAGRRGETIAQIAAAVHLSPGTVRNHVSSILGKVGVATRQQAVLAAEERGWI; the protein is encoded by the coding sequence GTGATCCGGGTGCTCATCGCCGACGACGAGGACATGATCCGCACGGCGCTCGCGGCGCTGCTGCGGCTGGAGCCGGACCTCGACGTGGTGGCGGAGTGCGCGTCGGGCGCGGAGGCGCTCACGGTGGCGGAGCGCGCCCGGCCCGACGTGTGCCTGCTGGACCTGGAGATGCCCGGGATCGACGGCATCGACACCGCCGCGCGGCTCGCCCGCACGGTGCCGACCCGGTGCCTCGTGGTGACCCGGCACGCGCGCCCCGGCGTGCTGCGCCGCGCGCTGCAGGCGGGCGTCGACGGGTTCCTGCCGAAGTCCCGCCCGGCGCAGGACGTGGCCGAGGTGATCCGGCTGGTCGCGTCCGGGAGGCGCTACGTCGACCCCGAGGTCGCGGCGGACGCCCTCGCCGACGAGCGCAGCCCGCTGACCGACCGCGAGCTCGACGTGCTGCGGGCCGGGCGCCGCGGGGAGACGATCGCGCAGATCGCGGCCGCCGTGCACCTGTCGCCTGGGACGGTGCGGAACCACGTGTCGTCGATCCTCGGGAAGGTCGGCGTGGCGACCCGGCAGCAGGCGGTGCTCGCCGCGGAGGAGCGGGGCTGGATCTGA
- a CDS encoding GTP pyrophosphokinase family protein gives MHATLTVPTAVAPTALGSLSTTAVRVPAPVPPAAPAVDTDRLLRDHRHALAQLLLGIAGLRDQVRDGREHDPVEHMTWRLKSAASIEAKARRKGIPLDDDALRGGLQDLAGLRVVCAFLSDVRDVRDAVLALPGLVLLEERDYATRPKASGYRSLHLVVGVPVRGAGHVTVEIQLRTVAMDFWACLEHRLAYRHHAPAPVTVSATLRRAAAVTNALDLALDRLWSRTAGAAAAPALGSSRAA, from the coding sequence GTGCACGCCACCCTGACCGTCCCGACCGCCGTCGCCCCGACCGCGCTCGGCAGCCTCTCGACCACCGCAGTGCGGGTCCCGGCCCCCGTCCCTCCCGCCGCCCCTGCCGTCGACACCGACCGCCTCCTGCGCGACCACCGCCACGCGCTCGCGCAGCTCCTGCTCGGCATCGCCGGGCTGCGCGACCAGGTGCGGGACGGGCGGGAGCACGACCCGGTCGAGCACATGACGTGGCGGCTGAAGTCCGCCGCGTCCATCGAGGCCAAGGCCCGGCGCAAGGGCATCCCGCTCGACGACGACGCACTCCGCGGCGGGCTGCAGGACCTGGCCGGGCTCCGGGTCGTGTGCGCGTTCCTCTCGGACGTGCGCGACGTGCGGGACGCGGTGCTCGCCCTGCCCGGCCTGGTCCTGCTGGAGGAGCGCGACTACGCGACCCGGCCGAAGGCCAGCGGCTACCGCAGCCTGCACCTCGTCGTCGGCGTGCCCGTCCGGGGCGCCGGCCACGTCACGGTCGAGATCCAGCTCCGCACCGTCGCCATGGACTTCTGGGCGTGCCTGGAGCACCGCCTCGCCTACCGGCACCACGCGCCGGCCCCCGTCACGGTCTCGGCCACGCTGCGGCGCGCGGCCGCCGTCACGAACGCGCTCGACCTCGCCCTGGACCGGCTGTGGTCCCGCACCGCGGGCGCGGCCGCCGCGCCCGCGCTCGGGTCGTCTCGCGCGGCCTGA
- a CDS encoding universal stress protein produces MTRQDTVLVGFDGTSPSLQALDWAAAYGRRTGRALHLVCSYQLPDTHVRGDWPYAHPLIEDCAVRRRVERVLEEGRERAERAGVPVSTELADGEPTRVLVDRSAEHALVVVGARGPGRVAERLLGTVSVTLPAHAHCPTVVVPARHHPVRRGSPASRTEPARHGRVVVGVDGSPGSQAALHHAVQQARAWRSTLLVVRALPTGTWRRAPWQRSGVRDELVAAARAELTRVTDRLRAEHPDVPVDGTVVEAAAPGALLERMSSADLLVVGSRGIGGFRGLLLGSTCQQVLHRAHCPVLVARPHPGHLPAEHLPVELTTA; encoded by the coding sequence GTGACCCGGCAGGACACCGTGCTCGTCGGCTTCGACGGCACGTCGCCGAGCCTGCAGGCGCTCGACTGGGCGGCTGCGTACGGGCGGCGGACCGGCCGCGCGCTGCACCTCGTGTGCAGCTACCAGCTGCCCGACACGCACGTCCGCGGCGACTGGCCGTACGCGCACCCGCTGATCGAGGACTGCGCGGTCCGTCGCCGCGTCGAGCGGGTGCTGGAGGAGGGCCGGGAGCGCGCCGAGCGCGCCGGGGTCCCCGTGTCGACCGAGCTCGCCGACGGGGAGCCGACGCGCGTCCTCGTGGACCGCTCGGCCGAGCACGCGCTCGTGGTCGTCGGCGCGCGCGGCCCGGGTCGCGTCGCGGAGCGGCTGCTGGGCACGGTCTCCGTGACCCTGCCGGCGCACGCGCACTGCCCGACCGTCGTGGTGCCGGCCCGGCACCACCCCGTGCGGCGGGGGTCCCCCGCCTCCCGGACGGAGCCCGCCCGGCACGGGCGGGTCGTCGTGGGCGTCGACGGGTCGCCGGGCTCCCAGGCCGCGCTGCACCACGCCGTGCAGCAGGCGCGGGCCTGGCGGTCGACCCTGCTCGTGGTGCGGGCGCTCCCGACCGGGACGTGGCGGCGGGCACCGTGGCAGCGCTCCGGCGTCCGCGACGAGCTCGTCGCGGCGGCCCGGGCCGAGCTGACGCGGGTGACCGACCGGCTGCGCGCCGAGCACCCGGACGTCCCGGTCGACGGCACCGTCGTCGAGGCGGCCGCACCGGGTGCGCTGCTCGAGCGCATGTCGTCGGCGGACCTCCTGGTCGTCGGCTCGCGAGGGATCGGCGGGTTCCGCGGCCTGCTCCTGGGGTCCACCTGCCAGCAGGTGCTGCACCGGGCGCACTGCCCCGTGCTGGTCGCGCGGCCGCACCCCGGGCACCTCCCCGCGGAGCACCTGCCCGTGGAGCTCACGACCGCGTGA
- a CDS encoding YdeI family protein, with the protein MTDPVPAEADAPLVVGDAAAWRAWLDAHEHETHGVWLVLAKKGTVEPTSLTYAEALDEALCSGWIDGQKRSRDDATFLQRFTPRRARSIWSQRNVEHVARLVADGRMRPRGHAEVDLARADGRWDRAYAGSATAEVPADLLAALDAVPAARAAFDALDRQARYSVLHPLMVAPTPEVRAQRVARAVARLAGE; encoded by the coding sequence ATGACCGACCCCGTCCCGGCCGAGGCCGACGCCCCGCTCGTCGTCGGCGACGCCGCCGCGTGGCGCGCGTGGCTCGACGCCCACGAGCACGAGACGCACGGCGTGTGGCTGGTGCTGGCGAAGAAGGGCACGGTCGAGCCGACCTCGCTGACCTACGCGGAGGCCCTGGACGAGGCGCTGTGCAGCGGCTGGATCGACGGGCAGAAGCGCAGCCGCGACGACGCGACGTTCCTGCAGCGGTTCACGCCGCGGCGGGCGCGGTCGATCTGGTCGCAGCGGAACGTCGAGCACGTCGCCCGGCTCGTCGCGGACGGCCGGATGCGGCCGCGCGGGCACGCCGAGGTGGACCTCGCGCGCGCCGACGGGCGGTGGGACCGCGCGTACGCCGGCTCGGCGACCGCCGAGGTCCCGGCCGACCTGCTCGCGGCCCTCGACGCGGTCCCCGCCGCCCGAGCGGCGTTCGACGCGCTGGACCGGCAGGCGCGGTACTCCGTGCTGCACCCGCTCATGGTCGCGCCGACGCCGGAGGTGCGGGCGCAGCGGGTCGCGCGGGCGGTGGCGCGGCTGGCGGGGGAGTAG
- a CDS encoding DUF1206 domain-containing protein, producing the protein MTGDVQHAAARAGDHPLLEKGARLGYAASGVLHLLLAWVTVQLAWTSGGEQADQQGALQQVAGNGFGQVLLWVLLVGFVLLALWQATEAIAWGETADRLKAAAKAVTYAVLAFTTVSVLTDQSSGGSGGATSGLLSSGFGRVLVGLVGLGVVVVAGYHVVKGWKEKFLEDLESRPAPWVRKAGKVGYIGKGAALAVVGVLLVVAAVQADPEKAEGLDAALHTLADLPFGAVLLTLVALGFAAYGVYAFGRARHAKV; encoded by the coding sequence ATGACCGGAGACGTCCAGCACGCAGCCGCCCGCGCCGGTGACCACCCGCTCCTGGAGAAGGGCGCCCGCCTCGGCTACGCCGCCAGCGGGGTCCTGCACCTGCTCCTCGCCTGGGTGACCGTCCAGCTCGCCTGGACGTCGGGCGGCGAGCAGGCCGACCAGCAGGGCGCGCTCCAGCAGGTCGCCGGGAACGGCTTCGGCCAGGTGCTGCTGTGGGTGCTGCTGGTCGGGTTCGTGCTGCTGGCGCTGTGGCAGGCGACCGAGGCGATCGCCTGGGGCGAGACCGCCGACCGGCTCAAGGCCGCGGCGAAGGCCGTGACCTACGCGGTGCTGGCGTTCACCACGGTGTCGGTGCTGACGGACCAGTCGTCGGGCGGGTCGGGCGGAGCGACGTCCGGGCTGCTGTCCTCCGGGTTCGGGCGGGTGCTCGTCGGGCTCGTCGGGCTGGGCGTCGTCGTCGTGGCGGGCTACCACGTCGTGAAGGGCTGGAAGGAGAAGTTCCTGGAGGACCTCGAGTCCAGACCCGCGCCGTGGGTGCGGAAGGCCGGGAAGGTCGGGTACATCGGCAAGGGCGCGGCGCTCGCGGTCGTCGGGGTGCTGCTCGTGGTCGCCGCCGTGCAGGCCGACCCGGAGAAGGCCGAGGGCCTGGACGCGGCGCTGCACACGCTCGCGGACCTGCCGTTCGGCGCGGTGCTGCTGACGCTCGTCGCGCTCGGCTTCGCCGCGTACGGGGTGTACGCGTTCGGCCGGGCGCGGCACGCGAAGGTCTGA
- a CDS encoding methyl-accepting chemotaxis protein, with translation MSTTGTTGRTARRPHPRDWSIRTKILAVVGLLGAVAVGTGLIAVSSLRSLAETTAHLADIQSGPVYIRSQIHIKQQGARMTLANLAAVQSPEAKDEWLQKQVDNDATQQEKIDEFNATEAADLPSWQAFQRDYAAWLEARDEQLTPAALASPASDAYETLLAEVSVPMASAFAADLDDLDADLIALSGDLAARAASQSRSATVLLVVTLAVALAAALGLALVVAGSMRRSVSMVRRALAAMARGDLTVAAPVRSRDEIGLMAADLGAAQGALRSTMAGVVGKAETLAAAADQMSTANTQVASGAHQTGDQAGVVAAAAEQVSRNVQAVAAGAEEMGASIQEIARNSTEAARVAERATAAAATTDERVARLGESSQEIGNVVKVITSIAEQTNLLALNATIEAARAGEAGKGFAVVAGEVKELAQETAKATDDIARRVDAIQADTVAAVTAIAEISQIIASINDYQLTIASAVEEQTATTDEMARGVQEAATGSGQIASGITAVATTATDAAAVITQMGQSVDELAGLAGALRGDVAVFTF, from the coding sequence ATGAGCACCACCGGCACGACCGGACGGACCGCCCGCCGTCCGCACCCGCGCGACTGGTCGATCCGCACGAAGATCCTCGCGGTGGTGGGGCTGCTCGGGGCCGTCGCCGTCGGCACGGGGCTCATCGCCGTCTCGTCGCTGCGCTCGCTGGCGGAGACGACGGCTCACCTCGCCGACATCCAGTCCGGGCCCGTCTACATCCGCAGCCAGATCCACATCAAGCAGCAGGGTGCCCGGATGACGCTCGCGAACCTGGCCGCGGTGCAGTCGCCGGAGGCGAAGGACGAGTGGCTCCAGAAGCAGGTCGACAACGACGCCACCCAGCAGGAGAAGATCGACGAGTTCAACGCGACCGAGGCCGCGGACCTGCCCTCCTGGCAGGCGTTCCAGCGGGACTACGCGGCCTGGCTCGAGGCGCGGGACGAGCAGCTCACGCCCGCGGCGCTGGCCAGCCCGGCGAGCGACGCGTACGAGACGCTGCTCGCCGAGGTGTCGGTCCCGATGGCGAGCGCGTTCGCCGCCGACCTGGACGACCTGGACGCCGACCTCATCGCCCTGTCGGGCGACCTGGCTGCCCGCGCCGCCTCGCAGTCCCGGTCCGCGACCGTCCTGCTCGTCGTGACGCTGGCGGTCGCGCTGGCGGCCGCCCTCGGGCTCGCGCTCGTCGTGGCGGGCTCGATGCGGCGCAGCGTGAGCATGGTGCGCCGCGCGCTCGCGGCGATGGCGCGCGGCGACCTCACGGTCGCGGCGCCGGTGCGCAGCCGTGACGAGATCGGGCTGATGGCCGCTGACCTGGGCGCGGCACAGGGGGCGTTGCGGAGCACGATGGCCGGCGTCGTCGGCAAGGCCGAGACGCTCGCCGCCGCGGCGGACCAGATGTCCACGGCGAACACCCAGGTCGCCTCCGGCGCGCACCAGACCGGCGACCAGGCCGGTGTCGTCGCCGCCGCCGCCGAGCAGGTCTCCCGGAACGTCCAGGCGGTCGCGGCCGGCGCCGAGGAGATGGGCGCGAGCATCCAGGAGATCGCGCGGAACTCGACGGAGGCGGCCCGGGTGGCGGAGCGGGCGACCGCGGCCGCGGCGACGACCGACGAGCGGGTCGCCCGGCTCGGGGAGTCGAGCCAGGAGATCGGCAACGTGGTGAAGGTGATCACGAGCATCGCCGAGCAGACGAACCTGCTGGCGCTCAACGCCACCATCGAGGCGGCCCGGGCCGGCGAGGCGGGCAAGGGATTCGCGGTGGTGGCCGGCGAGGTGAAGGAGCTCGCCCAGGAGACGGCGAAGGCGACGGACGACATCGCGCGCCGGGTCGACGCGATCCAGGCGGACACCGTCGCCGCGGTGACCGCCATCGCGGAGATCTCCCAGATCATCGCGAGCATCAACGACTACCAGCTGACGATCGCGAGCGCTGTCGAGGAGCAGACGGCGACCACGGACGAGATGGCCCGCGGGGTGCAGGAGGCCGCGACCGGGTCCGGCCAGATCGCGTCCGGCATCACCGCGGTGGCGACGACCGCGACGGACGCGGCGGCCGTGATCACGCAGATGGGGCAGTCGGTGGACGAGCTGGCCGGTCTCGCCGGAGCGCTCCGCGGCGACGTGGCGGTGTTCACCTTCTGA
- a CDS encoding dihydrofolate reductase family protein, translating into MGQVIASATTSLDGFIARQDHGIDELFGWYDAGDVVVENHGDLPPFRLTEESAAYWLAWREQLGALVVGRELFDLTDGWGGRHPLGVPFVLLTHRPVRESAALGSPDLVVMHEGVLEAVAAAQELAGDRVVGVAAGTIASQVHAAGLLDAVNVDLVPVFLGSGRPYFTAQAGGPVALGDPTAVVPSRGVTHLSFPVRR; encoded by the coding sequence ATGGGCCAGGTCATCGCCTCGGCGACCACGTCGCTCGACGGCTTCATCGCGCGGCAGGACCACGGGATCGACGAGCTGTTCGGCTGGTACGACGCCGGCGACGTCGTCGTGGAGAACCACGGCGACCTGCCGCCGTTCCGGCTGACGGAGGAGAGCGCCGCCTACTGGCTGGCGTGGCGCGAGCAGCTCGGCGCGCTGGTCGTGGGGCGCGAGCTGTTCGACCTCACCGACGGCTGGGGCGGCAGGCACCCGCTGGGCGTCCCGTTCGTGCTGCTCACGCACCGGCCGGTCCGGGAGTCGGCGGCGCTGGGGTCGCCCGACCTGGTGGTCATGCACGAGGGCGTCCTGGAGGCGGTCGCCGCGGCGCAGGAGCTCGCGGGGGACAGGGTCGTCGGCGTCGCGGCCGGGACGATCGCGTCCCAGGTGCACGCGGCCGGGCTGCTCGACGCGGTGAACGTCGACCTGGTGCCGGTGTTCCTCGGGTCGGGGCGGCCGTACTTCACGGCGCAGGCCGGCGGGCCGGTGGCGCTCGGCGACCCCACGGCGGTGGTGCCGTCGCGCGGGGTCACGCACCTGAGCTTCCCCGTCCGGCGCTGA
- a CDS encoding dihydrofolate reductase family protein, whose product MARLVYSAITSLDGFVADRDGRFDWSMPDEAVHQRVNELHRGVGTYLYGRRLYDVMVAWETMETADEPPAVQEYAQLWRAAHKVVYSTTLTTPRSARTQVEATFDPEAVRRLLHSSPHDVLIGGAHLAGLALRAGLVDEVHLFVSPVLVGGGTRALPRDVRVDLELLDLERFANGVAHLHHRVHEVH is encoded by the coding sequence ATGGCCAGGCTCGTCTACTCCGCGATCACGTCCCTCGACGGGTTCGTCGCCGACCGTGACGGCCGGTTCGACTGGAGCATGCCGGACGAGGCGGTGCACCAGCGGGTCAACGAGCTGCACCGCGGCGTCGGGACGTACCTCTACGGGCGCCGGCTCTACGACGTGATGGTCGCGTGGGAGACGATGGAGACCGCCGACGAGCCGCCGGCCGTCCAGGAGTACGCCCAGCTCTGGCGCGCCGCGCACAAGGTCGTCTACTCGACCACCCTCACCACCCCGCGCAGCGCGCGCACCCAGGTCGAGGCCACGTTCGACCCGGAGGCGGTGCGCCGGCTGCTGCACAGCTCGCCGCACGACGTGCTGATCGGCGGCGCGCACCTCGCCGGTCTGGCGCTGCGCGCCGGCCTGGTGGACGAGGTGCACCTGTTCGTGTCGCCGGTCCTGGTCGGCGGCGGGACCCGGGCGCTGCCGCGGGACGTGCGCGTCGACCTGGAGCTGCTGGACCTGGAGCGGTTCGCGAACGGGGTGGCGCACCTGCACCACCGGGTGCACGAGGTCCACTGA
- a CDS encoding LLM class flavin-dependent oxidoreductase, which yields MSLDVGVLLPRDLPAHQVLPYARRADALGFAELWVVEDLGFRGGMAQAAAALAVTERIRVGVGILPVGARNVAFAAMEAATVAELFPGRLHLGIGHGMPDWMRQVGAWPSSPLTAFEEYVTALRALLRGEEVTVDGRYVRLDGVRLENPPAEVPPVLAGVRGPRSLAAAGRCADGTVLAEPVGPEYLAAAIAQIGHAPDHRVVAYDVAAVDADAAAARDRVRPALAWIGDPGWAPHIDPMDFAAEFRDLRDRTPDRAEFAAALPDAWVDRLAVVGTPEQARARLDGLALAGADAVVLAPTGPDPLAALEGLAAVL from the coding sequence ATGAGCCTCGACGTCGGCGTCCTGCTGCCCCGTGACCTGCCCGCCCACCAGGTGCTGCCGTACGCGCGGCGCGCCGACGCCCTCGGGTTCGCCGAGCTGTGGGTGGTCGAGGACCTCGGCTTCCGCGGCGGGATGGCCCAGGCCGCGGCGGCGCTCGCGGTGACGGAGCGGATCCGCGTGGGAGTCGGCATCCTGCCGGTCGGCGCGCGCAACGTGGCGTTCGCGGCGATGGAGGCGGCGACCGTCGCGGAGCTGTTCCCGGGTCGGCTGCACCTCGGCATCGGCCACGGCATGCCGGACTGGATGCGCCAGGTCGGCGCGTGGCCCTCGAGCCCGCTGACCGCGTTCGAGGAGTACGTCACTGCGCTGCGCGCGCTGCTGCGGGGCGAGGAGGTGACCGTCGACGGCCGGTACGTCCGGCTGGACGGCGTTCGGCTGGAGAACCCGCCGGCCGAGGTCCCGCCCGTGCTGGCCGGGGTCCGCGGGCCGAGGTCGCTCGCCGCGGCCGGCCGGTGCGCCGACGGGACGGTGCTCGCCGAGCCCGTGGGCCCCGAGTACCTCGCCGCGGCGATCGCGCAGATCGGCCACGCCCCCGACCACCGCGTGGTCGCCTACGACGTCGCGGCCGTGGACGCCGACGCGGCCGCCGCGCGGGACCGGGTACGCCCCGCGCTGGCCTGGATCGGCGACCCGGGCTGGGCGCCGCACATCGACCCGATGGACTTCGCGGCGGAGTTCCGCGACCTGCGCGACCGGACCCCGGACCGGGCGGAGTTCGCGGCCGCGCTGCCGGACGCCTGGGTCGACCGGCTCGCGGTCGTCGGGACGCCGGAGCAGGCGCGGGCACGGCTGGACGGGCTCGCGCTGGCCGGTGCCGACGCGGTGGTGCTCGCGCCGACCGGCCCCGACCCGCTCGCGGCCCTCGAGGGGCTCGCGGCGGTGCTGTGA
- a CDS encoding endo alpha-1,4 polygalactosaminidase: MSVLARLVRAAPAGALALALVAGCAAGDGADDGARGADVAAGGSGSAGADAGDPSRAADPPHPGGPPAGVVVDYQLAGGYPAPDGVGGVVRDVTDEPEPGLWSACYVNGFQTQPGDRDVWLTDHPDLVLRDDAGEPVVDEGWPDELLLDTSTAADRAALAELVGAQVRACAERGFAAVELDNLDSWTRSGGRLDEDGAVDLAARLVSVAHDAGLAAGQKNTPQLGTRGRDEAGFDFAVAEECAQYDECAAYTDVYGDAVLDIEYTDDGFAAACADPDQPPSTIRRDRDLGTPDDPAYVFGAC; the protein is encoded by the coding sequence GTGAGCGTGCTCGCCCGGCTGGTCCGTGCGGCACCGGCCGGGGCGCTGGCGCTCGCGCTGGTCGCGGGCTGTGCGGCGGGCGACGGCGCGGACGACGGCGCGCGTGGTGCGGACGTGGCCGCCGGCGGGTCCGGCTCTGCGGGTGCGGACGCGGGTGACCCGAGCCGGGCCGCCGACCCGCCCCACCCCGGCGGTCCCCCGGCGGGCGTCGTCGTCGACTACCAGCTCGCGGGCGGCTACCCGGCCCCGGACGGGGTCGGCGGCGTGGTCCGCGACGTCACCGACGAGCCCGAGCCCGGCCTGTGGTCGGCCTGCTACGTCAACGGCTTCCAGACCCAGCCCGGCGACCGCGACGTGTGGCTGACCGACCACCCCGACCTGGTGCTGCGCGACGACGCGGGGGAGCCCGTCGTCGACGAGGGCTGGCCGGACGAGCTGCTGCTCGACACGAGCACCGCGGCCGACCGGGCGGCGCTCGCGGAGCTCGTCGGGGCGCAGGTCCGCGCGTGCGCCGAGCGCGGGTTCGCCGCGGTCGAGCTCGACAACCTCGACTCCTGGACCCGGTCCGGCGGCCGGCTCGACGAGGACGGGGCGGTCGACCTGGCGGCCCGGCTGGTTTCCGTCGCGCACGACGCGGGGCTCGCGGCGGGGCAGAAGAACACCCCGCAGCTCGGGACCCGCGGGCGGGACGAGGCGGGGTTCGACTTCGCGGTGGCGGAGGAGTGCGCGCAGTACGACGAGTGCGCGGCGTACACGGACGTCTACGGCGACGCGGTGCTGGACATCGAGTACACCGACGACGGCTTCGCCGCGGCCTGCGCCGACCCGGACCAGCCGCCGTCGACGATCCGCCGCGACCGCGACCTGGGCACGCCGGACGACCCGGCGTACGTCTTCGGCGCCTGCTGA
- a CDS encoding Ig-like domain-containing protein: MSTPLTGRRPRATRSAAVAAVLALAAVLVPALPAAAHSGSVTPLEPEVAGTAVDYAFECTLDDPDGGPLGATWRLQTFPGSAMVKGGTVTQLTENTASRRTGIFTVDYSDIPAGHYTVYADCTMSGGFTYPRWHQVELTAGSQATTTTLTASRTTGVVTGDQVTFTATVPGAPAGDVVFTIGGTENVPVALSGGTATMTRTITGPTSVVAAYTGTSGYAPSASGYVGIDPVTAITPGVVGLTSTPTVGAPVTVGTHGWAPSEADGLTLTYAWKDADGTVLGTGPTYTPAAADLGKAIHAEVTGTRAPLAPRTASTNAPVVLPGTMSGAVAITGTTDGVATAGTTLTSVPSGWPAGASFAHQWYVDGELRSEQATFTPGTRDLGQEIWLEVRVTAPGYGQEIGTAWASVAQATPTVTVGSSTIVVGRDATVPVTVAGPKGGPVPAGGVQVTLTPQGGGAPVVLDEVELGAKGTASVVVPGLGVGRWIATATYTPASDQHSYARAASGSSGPYRAATGTGTVTVTKPAATVTAPERLDVPVATPGTFEVTVSGSPRPTTWLVREGDTVLVRGDVPADGRVRVTLPVLAPGTHTLVLELPETSAAAAATRTITVTVAGEPGRVGALPGATLDTPKAATAPGQQMQLVAEGFEPGETVAFYLHSDPVFLGTAVAGADGVARLLADIPADVPSGAHTVIATGGTSGRWATLPVELAVPAATPAVAGPELAVTGAQSGLVMAGAWLMLLTGGALVLVARRVRAQR; the protein is encoded by the coding sequence TTGTCCACACCCCTGACCGGACGACGGCCTCGTGCCACGCGGTCCGCCGCCGTCGCGGCCGTGCTCGCGCTCGCCGCCGTCCTCGTGCCCGCACTTCCCGCCGCTGCGCACAGCGGCTCGGTCACGCCGCTCGAGCCCGAGGTCGCCGGCACCGCGGTCGACTACGCGTTCGAGTGCACGCTCGACGACCCGGACGGCGGTCCGCTCGGCGCGACCTGGCGTCTGCAGACGTTCCCCGGCTCCGCGATGGTCAAGGGGGGCACCGTCACCCAGCTCACCGAGAACACGGCCTCCCGCCGCACGGGCATCTTCACCGTCGACTACTCCGACATCCCCGCGGGCCACTACACGGTGTACGCCGACTGCACCATGAGCGGCGGCTTCACCTACCCCCGCTGGCACCAGGTGGAGCTCACCGCGGGATCGCAGGCCACCACCACGACCCTCACCGCGTCCCGCACGACCGGCGTCGTGACCGGCGACCAGGTCACCTTCACGGCCACGGTCCCCGGCGCCCCCGCGGGTGACGTCGTCTTCACCATCGGCGGCACCGAGAACGTGCCGGTCGCGCTGTCCGGCGGCACCGCCACGATGACGCGCACGATCACCGGCCCCACCAGCGTGGTCGCGGCCTACACCGGCACCTCCGGGTACGCGCCCTCCGCCTCCGGCTACGTCGGCATCGACCCGGTCACGGCCATCACCCCGGGCGTCGTCGGCCTGACCAGCACGCCGACGGTCGGCGCGCCGGTGACGGTCGGCACCCACGGCTGGGCGCCGTCCGAGGCGGACGGGCTCACGCTCACCTACGCGTGGAAGGACGCCGACGGCACCGTCCTCGGCACCGGCCCGACGTACACGCCCGCGGCTGCCGACCTGGGCAAGGCGATCCACGCCGAGGTCACCGGCACGCGCGCCCCGCTGGCGCCGCGCACGGCCAGCACCAACGCCCCCGTCGTGCTGCCGGGCACCATGTCCGGCGCGGTCGCCATCACCGGCACCACGGACGGTGTCGCCACCGCCGGCACCACGCTCACCTCGGTGCCGTCCGGCTGGCCCGCCGGCGCCTCCTTCGCGCACCAGTGGTACGTCGACGGCGAGCTCCGCTCCGAGCAGGCCACCTTCACCCCCGGCACCCGCGACCTGGGCCAGGAGATCTGGCTCGAGGTCCGCGTGACCGCGCCGGGCTACGGCCAGGAGATCGGCACCGCCTGGGCCTCCGTCGCCCAGGCCACCCCGACCGTCACCGTCGGGTCCTCGACGATCGTCGTCGGCCGGGACGCCACCGTGCCCGTGACGGTCGCCGGCCCGAAGGGCGGTCCCGTCCCCGCCGGCGGCGTGCAGGTCACCCTGACCCCGCAGGGCGGCGGCGCGCCGGTCGTCCTCGACGAGGTCGAGCTCGGCGCGAAGGGCACCGCCTCGGTCGTGGTCCCGGGCCTGGGCGTCGGCCGCTGGATCGCCACCGCGACCTACACCCCTGCGAGCGACCAGCACAGCTACGCGCGGGCCGCGTCCGGCTCGTCGGGCCCGTACCGCGCCGCCACCGGCACCGGCACCGTGACCGTCACCAAGCCGGCGGCCACCGTGACCGCGCCCGAGCGGCTCGACGTCCCGGTCGCCACGCCGGGCACCTTCGAGGTCACCGTCAGCGGCTCGCCGCGGCCGACCACGTGGCTGGTCCGCGAGGGCGACACCGTCCTCGTCCGCGGCGACGTCCCGGCCGACGGCCGCGTCCGGGTCACGCTCCCCGTCCTGGCCCCGGGCACGCACACCCTGGTCCTGGAGCTGCCGGAGACCTCGGCCGCCGCGGCCGCGACCCGCACCATCACGGTGACGGTCGCGGGCGAGCCCGGCCGCGTCGGCGCCCTGCCCGGCGCCACGCTGGACACCCCGAAGGCCGCCACGGCCCCGGGGCAGCAGATGCAGCTGGTCGCCGAGGGCTTCGAGCCCGGGGAGACCGTGGCGTTCTACCTGCACTCCGACCCGGTGTTCCTGGGCACGGCGGTCGCGGGCGCCGACGGCGTCGCGCGGCTGCTCGCCGACATCCCGGCCGACGTGCCGTCCGGCGCGCACACCGTGATCGCCACCGGCGGGACCTCCGGCCGGTGGGCGACGCTCCCGGTCGAGCTCGCGGTGCCGGCGGCGACGCCCGCCGTCGCGGGCCCGGAGCTGGCCGTCACCGGCGCGCAGTCCGGGCTCGTGATGGCCGGGGCGTGGCTGATGCTCCTGACCGGCGGCGCGCTCGTGCTCGTCGCCCGCCGGGTGCGCGCGCAGCGCTGA